TGAGCGTCCGCTATCCAGAGCAATTCGATAAGTATTACGGTGAGCCCAGCAAGGAGAAACTTGCCGAGGCCCTTGAGCTGGGGCGTGACATTTACGTTGGCGAAGGATGCTGGCACTGCCATAGCCAGAACATTCGTCCCGTTTCCAACGAAAGTACTCGCTGGGGGAAAGTTTCTTACTCGGAGGAAGTCCAAAACGAACTGAACCGTCCTGTGATGTGGGGGACGCGGCGTGTCGGACCAGACCTCGCCCGTGAAGGGGGCCGACGCGGCAACGACTGGCATGCGGCCCACTTTTTTGATCCAGCAGCCCTTTCACCAAGTTCACCAATGCCCCGCTATCCCTGGTTCTACGACGACAAAGATCCCAACAAACCGAACAAACGCGGTATCGCCATCATCACTTATATCCAGTGGCTCGGCTCGTGGTTAGAAGAGTATCCGCATTACGAAGATTACGTGCCGTTGGAAGAACAGATGGTTAATCCCCTAGAGTAGTCGCCCTTCAGAGTAGTTGCCCAACGGTTATCACATGAAGAATCGTGTTATCCAAGTCATGGCTGTCGTGATTCTCGGCTTCTGCGCCTGGGGATTCGGCAGCAAGTTTATTGAGCTCATCCGCCTCGTGAGTTCCGAGGGGCAAGACACAACCGAAGGAATCTATGCCGTTGCGCCGATGGCGAATTACTTGTTGGCCAGTGTGGGCTTTTTGTGCATGTTGGGCTGGGCCGCCACCCAAGGAATGTTTACTGATATTGAGAAACCGAAGCAGGTCATGCTCAACACCGAAGAGCAATTGGATGCCGGCACGACGGATGAAGAGTATGCAAACTCGGTGATGAAATAAGGACAAGCCCCAGATGAGCGACTATCTCGAAACCGCTGCTGAAGACGTACCCGTTGAGCACTCCGCCCCGCAGACGGAGAATCGCTGGCATACTTACGTAGGCAATCGTATTCCTTGGTACGTTC
The genomic region above belongs to Lacipirellulaceae bacterium and contains:
- a CDS encoding cbb3-type cytochrome c oxidase subunit II, translated to MFESKSGVLLLAGLGFFLFAFLSNALVPILLYRNLPEKTVEELADNQNLIYQFEDLSVRYPEQFDKYYGEPSKEKLAEALELGRDIYVGEGCWHCHSQNIRPVSNESTRWGKVSYSEEVQNELNRPVMWGTRRVGPDLAREGGRRGNDWHAAHFFDPAALSPSSPMPRYPWFYDDKDPNKPNKRGIAIITYIQWLGSWLEEYPHYEDYVPLEEQMVNPLE